Below is a window of Salvelinus alpinus chromosome 5, SLU_Salpinus.1, whole genome shotgun sequence DNA.
ccacttaaaaagatgagagaggcctgtaattttcatcataggtacacttcaactatgacagacaaaatgagaagaaaatcacattgttggatttttaatgaatttatttgcaaattatggtggaaaataagtatttggtcacctacaaacaagcaagatgtctggctctcacagacctgtaacttcttctttaagaggctcctctgtcctccactcgttacctgtattaatggcacctgtttgaacttgttatcagtataaaagacacctgtccacaacctcaaacagtcacactccaaactccactatggccaagaccaaagagctgtcaaaggacaccagaaacaaaattgtagacctgcaccaggctgggaagactgaatctgcaataggtaagcagcttggtttgaagaaatcaactgtgggagcaattattaggaaatggaagacatacaagaccactgataatctccctcgatctggggctccacgcaagatctcaccccgtggggtcaaaatgatcacaagaaaggtgagcaaaaatcccagaaccacacagggggaCCTACCTCcctatctttggagggagttgaaagtctgtgttgcccagcaacagcccttGAAAATTAAGGAATTTAACAATATACTGTAGGTACAGCTTCCTTTTTAGTCACCATGGATGTGGAGTCTCTATACACCGCCATTGAGCATGAACAAGGTTTGGCAGCTATGCACCATTTCTTGAGTACCCGACCTGAAACTGAGATGCCTCCTACAGAATTAATTGTCTCACTGACTGGACTCTTAATCATAACATCTTTATCTTTCAGGACCgtatttttaaacaggtcaaaggatgtgccatgggagcttgctatagcccttcctacgctggtttgtacttgggtaaatgggaaaatgacttcattttggatccttctaataaccatttctttgaccggattatatggtggggacgctatattgatgatgtttgcctgttttggtccggctcagaagaacttatttccttccaccaataccttaacagcattaaccctaacatcaaactaactatggagtacagcaaggataacatacattttttggacctcgacattagtaaaaatgacaaaggttgtttgcacacatcaatctttaggaagcctacagatgggaataccattctgagggcagacagctttcaccccaaaaggctaaaagagaatattccatatggccaattccaaagagtccgcagaatttgcgatcaggaaacagactacagtgtcaaatctgctgaattgAAGAATCGCTTCTTGAATCGGGGCTACAgcgttcaggtcctgaaagatgcagtTATAAGGGCTGGATTACTTGACAGAGAGAATTTGTTGTGAAGGggagtgcctcgtgatacatcagagagagtgtattttcttacaaaatacagcactgaagcagagaacattcaaataatcattaaaattaattggggaatcatccaaagtgatacgcttctacgccaagtctttcctgagccaccagtcataagctttaagagatgtcctaccctaaatgacaaattagtccacagttatcttccgggtgactctcaaaaaacttggcttgaccacaaacccaagggctcttttaaatgtaaccattgcagaaatattgcacagaagaagtattttgttgacacagcttccaaaatggagtattacgtcaagcatttcattaactgcaaaaccactcatgtgATGACATAtagattggaatgtccacagtgcaaggtgttctacattggacggacaaagagacgccttcaagaccgcttagcggaacacaagtacgccatacgggtaggcaatgaaaagtacgccatacgggtaggcaatgaagactaccccatggcaaggcactacaagtcttacaccatggcaaccctgcctccctacaagctatgggtattgatcatgttccggcctctattagaaaaggggaccgtcttaaacagttaaaccaaagggaacgttttgggatttacaaactacaggccactaaataccctggtttaaatgaagatatggatttctcacccttcctgtagggttgtgataggtccatttgctgtcatccagtggacattttgctcaattgccctcagctatgtttagactgttgttgttcatgttttgctgtgttctagtgtactatggaatatattgctttcttgttcttgacacttctcccagtcatatttaaggttagaactacctttctaagtgtcctgatacttctagcttggagttgtatttttatgataacaaagctacagtatttcactttttaatgtgtatagtattgcttactaggtgtgtccaatcaattttgtaaccactccctcttctaattagggctaattggaaaagctgttcaaaagaggacattgtattatttttttgtaCTTCCTggcgaaggccatgcagccgaaacgcgtcggatttttaaaactttgtttctattgaacatgccatactaataaaggcattttaattaattatatgacgagtgccttggtcctcctttctttttgatctCTACtttcacattcatcttctgcacatctatcactccagggtttatttgcgaaattgtaattactttgccactacggcctatttattgccttacctccccaatcttacttcatttgcacacactgtatatagacttttctattgtgttattgactgtatgtttgtttattccatgtgtaactctatgttgttgtttgtgtcacactgctttgctttatcttggccaggtcgcagttgtaaatgagagcttgtactagcctacctgattaaagaaaggtgaaatatatatatatatattttttaaatactgtaTGTGGGAATGTCTTATTTTCATCCTACATGTAGTGTTGGTACATGGAATATTCCTCAACTGCATATATCATAAATTGCTATTGCAAATAGAAGTATAATGTTCAACAACTGatattttcagatattattttgACAAACACACTTTGGTGCTTACAATTCATTCTCTATTGTCATAGATTTGGTGGGCACTGTTATCTGTGATCTTTGTGATATGACTTTCTTTAAGCACATAATGATGAAAGTGTGacttaatatttttttcttaaagtcTACAACACTACATTTTTTCACTCTGTGATAGGGTTGGATCCTTTATGCTACTTTTATTTCCTGTAAATGGTTCAGTGCCTATAATTTAGGCTGTTTGTAGAATGGGGCATAAAGGAAATTACCTCTACTACTAAATTACTACTAGATTATAGTGATAAGGAAAACAGCATACAAATTTGGcctgtgtattaatttgcctATAACTAATCAGAATTCCATTATGTTTACATAAAAAACAGAATACTTCAAAATGAGAAGATCCTGCCATGGAAGAGACGACTGGGTGGACATAAAGTGGAAAGGAGGGGAAATAACTCACACCATGCAGCAGGACACCTTCAGCTGCGTGGTCTTTGTAATGCAGGTTTGATAGTTATATTTTCAATAATGAATGTTTAGCTGTTATGTGACAATTAGGTCAAAAACTCTATTTTATTCTTTGGTGTAGATGGCCaaggaagttgcacagaacttcCCCAACATCCCCTACCATGGAGCAACTGCGAAAAGAAATGGCTGAGGGTATACTAAAAATGTCTGGTATGTAATGACATTTaattcaaagtaaatgtaaattctTTATTTTTATGTAGTTGTGTGGGACAGCCACATATTCAGTTCATGCCTATGATTTCAGAGTTCAACAAAGCCAACAACTGCTTCATGTGTGCCACTGATAAAGAACCTGGATGTGGCCCAAAGACTGACTGGGTTAGTAAGTTTATTTAACATGTTTATAATCTTTTTACAGCAATTCATGATGTAACACAATGGATGGCTAATTCGTCATTCGTCAAACTGCAttgatatttgatattatttATAACGTGTTACGCTTTGTTCTGTTTtagattgaatgttttgcatGCCAACGGTGGTTCCATGTGCTGTGCCTAGGAATGAAGACAAAAGAGTTCAACAGAGTAAAGAACACAAACTGGAAGTGCtgtctttgttgttgaaatgtATGCTATACCCCATCCACACTGAAGAGGCTCTGAAATGTACATCAAACAGGGATAAAGAGAAAGTTAACACTGCGAAATGTTTCATACTTATTTGAAGTTAAGTGTCTGTTGACATGTTGGAAAAGATTAAAGGTCTACCATTTCTGTTTAATTTGTCAATATAACATTTTTATTCATTGATTTACTGGCCACCATTACTGTGATTacatgttcagtatatgtattgaccagcaaacccactgcagcctacctcaccagctcactctccatccctgctttggacaattaatagcatGACTTTCGTACTTTGCCCTTTTCCTTTATGGTTGATATTAACGACGAAAGGAgatattatctgtctctctcctattgtGTACCGCTGTTAAATACTGTGTGGCAAAAAAATGGGAAAATAAGTACTTAGAACTACCAATTATTATAGATAAATATTAAAGAAAAGGgtaaacacaacactggactgaacCCCCTAATTGTCAAACTAATATTAATGTACAACAATATAGAATATACATGACGAGAGGTTATATCCACTGCACGCTTTTTAGGTGTGTAATTGACATGATCAAGGAGCTAAATGTATGTTACACCGCGTGATTTTACAGTACACaaaaaagggtgtgcaatatagaagggtagtcagtggacattctgaaccttgatTGAATTCATtgggtcacatgaccaaggagctattgacatTTTAAAACTTGAACAATTAATGTAaaaacgtgtgagatgaaaatggacaaactaaatgGTGTGCAATGTTTAGGCCCACTCAGTGGATATTCTGAACCATGTTTtaagtcactaggtcacatgaccaaggagctattgaaattctaaattTCGAAAAATTTATGTCAAatcttgtgagatgaaaatggacaaactaaagggtgtgcaatatagaagggtagtcaatggacattctgaaccttgtttgaattcattgggtcacatgaccaaggagctattgacatTTTAAAACTTGAACAATTAATGTAAaaacatgtgagatgaaaatggacaaactaaatgGTGTGCAATGTTTAGGCCCACTCAGTGGACATTcggaaccttgtttgaagtcagtaggtcacatgaaggagctattgaaatattacatttggaaaaattcatgtaaaatcttGTGAGATGGAAATGGGCAAACTAAATGGTGTGCAATGTTTAGGCCCACTCAGTGGACAtgctgaaccttgtttgaagtcagtaggtcacatgaccaaagagctattgaaatttgaatgtAAAAAAAGTTTGTACTTGTTTAtgctccctaactaattcaacgaggaatacaaaatgctgctcacatttccacatgtttattagctttggaaagcGAATTAATGTCCAAATCGCGAAAAATAAGACCTATGCAATGTTGTGCGCTATTTTGtccaacatcatgacacttatttggagtctgtggctcaagtggtttgaaagcgcGAATATCCAATTTGAAAACTGTTTTTACCTCGGTGAATTAAGATTATTTTAGTGCTACGATGCTTTTGGGAGACCCAGCCCAGTTTGCTTATTTGAACTATCTAATAACGTTTTCAATTTAATAGGCAACAGTGGATGTCCCATGCTATTGTAGGTGGCTAAAGAATTTGCTAGCTTGCTAGGTAACTTACCTTGAACATGTCATGTTTGGTGTCAGTATCTGCGATTCAATGACATCCTGACAACCTACATGTTCTGTTATGTGCAGAGCTTTACCATGTTTCACAATAGCTCACAGAGAAAGTTCTGGACATTCGACAAAGAAGAAAGTATGAAACTGAGATATGAACCCAACCGGGAAATATTGCAACAAAATGCTCACCAGTGGGAAGGTAAAATTATTTGTAGCATGTTACATTACATGTGATAATGAGTCACAGTGTTTCGTTTTTTTTGCACTACAACTTTATGATTATATTTGCCACCTCCCAACGTTGTCGTCTCTCATCCTTTCCTTTATCCCTTCCTTAAAAAAGCCTGGGGTTAGTGACTCCTTGTTCCTGGAGGCTCATGAGGAGGACGTCCTCTTCAGGCACTATGAGAAGAGACTGCTTGACCTCTGTAATGCTTTCAAGCCTGTGATGCCCAAGTCTGTTGTATGTATTTTGTAAAGGTACACCTAATCACTCATGGAAATATACTGCATGTGAACCGAGAGAATCTGTAGGGACTGAATGGGATTCATAGGATAAGGCAGCAGTAGTTCCGGTGTTTGTGTTTTTcgtcactggttatttggacaaatcaAGATTTCGCAGTTGTTGGCATCTTTTGAATTTTTAAACATGTATGGACCCAGAACTTATTTGAGCAGCTGACCAATTATGTGAGACTTTAGTTCTCAGTTAATCGACATTAGGGTACACCGTAAATCCGACCTAACCGGTTTTATGTAAGAGATCATCAACAGGGTACAGCCATCATGTATTTCTGGAGATTTTACCTGAACAACTCACTAATGGAATACCACCCCAGAACAATCATGTGAGTAGTCAAGGGCTTGATTTTGACTAGTACTCCTATATTCTTATATTAAGAAATACAGTATATAGGCTCCTCTGATTACTCCTATTCAGGTAAATACAGATACACTTGATTTCTGAACTAACTGTACATACCCTCaatgtctctctcctcatgctCTCTTCACAACTTTTCCTTCCTCTGCTCTATTGTTTTGCTAACTTCCCACTCTTTTCATCCCACCTCTTCCCTGGCTtacctctttcttttctctctttcaggCTGACCTGTGCCTACCTGTCCTTTAAGGTGGATGACTTTAACGTGTCCAGCACCCAGTTTGTGGGGGATCTTGTGCAAGAGAGTGCGGCCGGACAGGAGAGGGCTCTGGAGCAGATCTTGGAGTATGTGCTCCTTCTCATTCAGCAGCTCAACTTCCACTTGGTGGAACACACCCTTTACAGACTGATGGAGTGCCTGCTCATAGACCTCAAGGTGGGTGGATGGAAATGGAGATACTTGCCAGGTCATTGAAGCTCAGTAGAGATACAGCAGATGAAGATAACCTAATGAAGTGTGCAGCTGAGATTTAAAGACCGATTTTGCAGACTTGTAGGTGTGTTAAATCTGTATGAATAGAAAACCAAGCGGGTTAGGCTTCAGATAACAGCACTGTATTGGTGACCTTTACCTCAGACAAGATACCCTCTTCTggagaacccagagtctctgagGAAGAGTGCTGATGACTTCCTGACTCGTGCCACCCTGATGGACACTGGCCTGCTGTTTCCCCCGTCTGAGATCGCCACGACGGCCATCCTGAACAGTGCGTCGCAGGCCGGCCTCAGCATGGAGAGGTAGGCCAgcaccagggctctgttctagacAAGAGCATGGCCCCGTTTCAGGGGATAAGGGCTGAAATGGAATGAGGCCCTAACCAACATGGCCTTCGAGAACTGCAAGTGGCAACTAACATACTTTCATAGTGTATTGTAAAGCAGGGTAGTATTCTCTCACGTTTTCATTCAATGCAGTAATCTATTAAGTTTCAAACTAGTTTTGTTTTCCATTTTGTTATAGCCATCTGACAGAATGTATGGGACTGAAGGAGGACAAAGAGACTCTCTTATTAAAGATGTGCGACGCGATGATTCCAAATCCAACCGCAAGGTGGAAAGCTTGATCAAAGTTGTGACTGCAAATCCAAATTATACAAATGCTATTCATGGTGTTGTTTTACGGACAATCATTTTATTTTTACACAGGGATAAAAACTCATGAAAAAGCATGAATTTCTGAAACAAGAGGTGAACGCTCACAAAATGAACCTTTATTATTTTaattgtttcttttttttttaccttagtttggtaaatattttcttaactcttcttgaactgcactgttggttaagggcttgtaagtaagcatttcatggtaaggtctacacttgtattcggcgcatgtgacaaataacgtttgatttgatttggagagGGCCCATGCTGACTTTGGCACAAACTCCAACATGTATGTTCGtaaacactgagtatacaaaatatgcgctttccatgacagactgaccaggtgaatccaggtgaaagctaggatctcttattgatgtcacctgttaaatccacttcagtcagtgtagatgaagtggaggagacaggttaaataaagatgttaaagacttgagacatggattgtgtgtgtgtcattgagggtgaattggcaagacaaaatatttaagtgcctttgaacggaggtatagtagtaggtgccagtcataccggtttgtgtcaagaactacaacgctgctaggtttttcacacccaacagtttcttgtgtgtatcaagaatggtccaccaaccaaccaaaggacatccagccaactgtgggaagcattgtagccaacatgggccagcatccctgtggaacgctttcgacaccttgtagagtccatgacctgacgattgaggctgttctgagggcaaaagggggtgcaactcaatattaggaaggtgttcctcatgtttggtatactcagtgtattgaATTAATGAATTAATCTGTCGGTTACAAACACATGCAATTGTTGCATTGCGCAAAAAGAGTGTATACTTACATGGCTGCACTACCACACAACTGGGGAGGTAGAAATGATCAGCTGACTTGAGTAACATGTTCATTTTGTGTGATAGGAATGGCTGTCAGGTAAGGAGAAGATATTCTGTTAAAGACCACTTCAGAATAAATAGTCTTGCACAAATGAAGCAATACCTTTTGCCAAACATACTAACAGTTTTATTTAGCCAGGTCAAACAAGTGTATCTAAGATGCAAAAGATTCACAGTTCTGTCTATCAGGTAGAAAAATCTAAAATGAACACATCCGCTATATGAAATGAAGAGGAAGCAGAACAGTTACATTTGTACATTTTGAAGAGAGGAGCTGTCACCCATATCGATAGTCTAGTCTATGAACACTTGGGTCAGGTCTGTGTAATCTTCAGTGCATCTAAACTGAGAAACTACAGATTATCGGCTCCAAGTCTCTGACTTTGAGCGGTTCGGAAAAGCAGACGATGGTTGTACAAAATCAACCAGTTCTCATCCAAATGACAGGGTGGTGAATCTGGGCTTGGCCTGCACAGAAGTTCTCTGTATGATCTTGGTTAGTGTATCGCCAAGGAAGGTGGGTTAGTGAGGGTTACATTGAAGTTGCAATTATATGAAAGCTTCTGTTGATGAGCTCAGGCTTAAAAGGGAAGATTTGCCAGTTCCTTTAGTTTCTCAGGCCCAGACATCAGGTTAGTTTCCATAGGGTTACACATTCACAGGTTACAAATAGGTCCTACAAACTGTTAAGCTATGATACAAATATGAACCTATAGTACATCTCCATTTAGCAGTCATACACAAACACTGGTTGTCACATAAGCCTAAGTGTATCCTATCAACAGGTAAAGCAGCTCATAAAATATATAGCTAGTAGCTTCAGTGATGTGTatttgtacatatatatatacacacacatacagtaccagtcaaaagttgacacacctactcattccaggatttttctttattttttacaatgtagaataatagtgaagacattaaaactatgaaataacacaattgGAATCatgtaagcaaaaaagtgttcaacaaatcaaaatatatttgttattcttccaagtagctaccctttgccttgatgatagctttgcacactcttggcattctctcaaccagcttcatgagttagtcacctggcatgcatttcaattaacagttgtgccttgtaaaaagttaatttaaggaatttctttccttcttaatgcgtttgagccaatcagttgtgttgtgacaaggtagaggtggtatacagaagatggtcttttaccaaatagggctaaatccaaattatggcaagaacatctcaaataagcaaagagaaacgacagtccttcATTTCTTtaacacatgaaggtcagtcaatccggaaaatgtcaagaactttgaaagtttcatcaactgcagtcgcaaaaaccatcaagcgctataatgaaattggccgccacaggaaaggaagacccagagttacctctgctacagaggataagttcattagagttaactgcacctcagattgcagcccaaataaatgctttacagagttcaagtaacagaaacacatctcaacatgaactgtgcaggagagactgcgtgaatcaggccttcatggtcaaattgctaaatagaaaccactactaaaaggacaccaataagaagagacatgcttgggccaagaaacatgagcaatggacattagatgggggaaatctgtcctttggtcggatgagtccaaatttgagatttttggttccaaccgccgtgtctttgtgagacgcagagtaggtgaacggatgatctccgcatgtgtggttcccaccgtgaagcatcgAGGaagtggtgtgggggtgctttgctggtgacgctgtcagtgatttatttagaattcaaggcacaattaaccagcatggctaccacagcattctgcagcgatacgccatcccatctggtttgcacttagtgggactataatttgtttttcaacagaacaatgacccaacacacctccaggctgtgtaagggctatttgaccaaggagtgatggagtgctgcatcagatgaccttgcctccaattgagatggtttgggatgagttggaccgcagagtgaaggaaaaggagccaacaagtgctcagcatatgtgggaactccttcaagattgttggaaaagcattccagttgtagttggttgagagaatgccaaaggtgtgcaaagcagtcaaggcaaagggtggctactttgaaaatatttgtttaacactttttttggttactacacaatTCCATTAGTTAgttcatagtttagatgtcttcactattctacaatgtagaaaatagtaaaaacaaagaaaacccttgaatgagtaggtgtccaaacttttgactggtactgtgtgtgcgtgcgcgcgcatATGCGGCCATTGTGGAGATAGGAAGAGGTTGGGTTGTAAAATCAAGTGAAGTAGTGGTGTGTAGAAAGGGAGTTAAGGCTTTCTTGGATCGGTGCTACATTAGATTTCCCTGAAGGTCGTTGTTATCGCTACGGTGCTTTGGCTAGCCTCTGACCCAAGGTCCTCCGGGAAGGTTCCACTGTTGACAAGGAGGCTAAATGTGTAGGGACCTCAAGGGTTCAAGTCAGCCCAAATTCAGGACAAAGGCCAAGCCAGTCAACATACAGGAGATGGTCCAGTTTATAGTTCTCTGTAAGCTATATAACTCTGCCATGTAGGCAAACAGTCTTCAAAGTGTCCTCTTGTCTGATTTGGCCCTCAAGCTTGAATATAGTTCAGGTTAGCATTAAGTAAGGAGTTACTCATTATTTCACCAGTGTCTGTTCAAGGGCTTTGGGACTGGCAAGAGATTCCCAGATCCAGTCAGTCACTTTCCCATTGCAGGACTCAGTCGGCCATAATGGATCATAATGTTCAGAAAGCTACATGCTCAATACAAAACCACCTAGCTTTTCGGTCCAGCGCTCCATGCCAGTacatggttgactgactgacctcGTCCCATTGGTAAAAATCACATTACCTGGATGGTGGCAGCCAATGCCATGATGGTGCACTCAGTCCTGCAAGACAAAGTGCACACTGTTGAGGACTGTACATCAGTTACATCTTAATGCCATTTATTGACCATGCCACCATAACCCCTTCCACATCCATCCTGCTATGAACTCTGGACAGTCACTTCTCACAGTGTTTACCATGGAGCTGTCATGACACAGATGTACACTAGACaacaggggggtgggggggggggggtggtgtgcATGACTTGAAGGGATGATCATGAGGTGCAAACAAGGAAAACAGAGGTTCTTAAAAACAAATGTGGTGTACTAAAACATCTTCCAGCAGACCGATCTCCATGATTTACCTTGCTGCAGTCCAGTCAGTTAAAGCCTACACAGGTCAACAATACTACATATACCACCCGATTGTGCACTATGAGAAAaagtacaaatatatatattttcaatctCTTTTACAGGAAAAGAAAGAGGATACGAGGATGATCATGTAGTGAAAGAGCCCCAGATGACAGAAGGTGAGTCAAAACCACATCCAACACATTTTTGCTACCAGTGCCTCATGATTTTCAGGTCATTaaatagctctgtctgttttataGGAGTGGACTGATCAAAATCTGGATGACCGATGACAaacattgtattattttttttttcaagttGGGTGTCAACTTTGAAATGCAAATTAGTTTTTAAATTACTCTTATGTAGTAAAAATGTGTATATTCCATGGGCATAACATCACTAGGCTCTGAGCAGTGAACTTGCCAACATTCATTTGCCATACTTCAATACACATTTTTGAAAAGTTATGATACAAGGCTGCTCTTAAATCTCAAACCTGGGTTTCTAGGCCATAACAGAGCAGACAGCCCTGAAGGCACTTTAACAATCACTAATTA
It encodes the following:
- the LOC139577166 gene encoding cyclin-H-like, whose protein sequence is MYFWRFYLNNSLMEYHPRTIMLTCAYLSFKVDDFNVSSTQFVGDLVQESAAGQERALEQILEYVLLLIQQLNFHLVEHTLYRLMECLLIDLKTRYPLLENPESLRKSADDFLTRATLMDTGLLFPPSEIATTAILNSASQAGLSMESHLTECMGLKEDKETLLLKMCDAMIPNPTARWKA